In Thermanaerovibrio velox DSM 12556, the genomic stretch TGGCCCCTGGCGGTGGAGGTCCGTAACGACCGGTGGCTTTCGGAGACCTGGTTCGCCCCCCTCACGGAGGCCCTCAGGGACCAGAACGCCGCGTTCGTGGGAACCGACTCCCCCGGGTCAAAGGATGAGATCCTGTGGCCCAGGACCGCCAGCTGGGGCGTCCTGGCCCGGTTCCACGGCAGGGGAGGCTCCCCAAGGTCTCGCCGAATTCCACCCCCGGACGTCCGGGGGGACTACCTCTACACCCCCCAAGACCTCCGACCCTGGCGGGAGCGGGCGCTGCTGCACGGCTCCCAGGGAGGGAGGGTCTTCCTCATGTTCAACAACTGCGTGGCCGATAAGGCCCTCAAGTCCGCATCCCTCATGGCCTCCCTCTTGGGCCTCAAGGACCCCGATTCCCGCCAGCAGGAGCTCGGCATTTGACCCCCTCCGGGGGGATGTTAAAATACAAATACCAAAAAGGAAGAGAAAGGGGTTTGCGGCCCCCACGCCCCTTCGCCGGGCGGATCCGTGCCGTCCCGGTCTCTGCGGTCCCCCAAGGGATCTGGGGGCGGAAGACGGGGAGGGCGGGGCGCCCGGACCGGTCTTAAAATTAAAGTTGCCTTCGGAAAGGAAGAAACCGAATGATCCTCAAACGTTCCTTCTCCTTCGACGCCGCCCATCACCTTCCCCGCTACAAGGGCCGCTGCGAGGCCCTGCACGGTCATACCTACCGGTTCACCGTGGCCCTTCAGGGCTCCCCGGATCACGAGGGCATGGTGATGGACTTCACGGAACTAAAAGCCCTGGTGAGGGAGCTGGTGGTGTCCAGGCTGGACCACACGTGTCTCAACGACCTCATCGAGCAGCCCACCGCGGAGAACATCGCCCGCTGGATATTCCAAACCCTGGCGGAGCCCCTGAAGGCCCCCGGCAGGAGCCTTGCCTGGGTGGAGGTTTTCGAGGGCCCCGAGAGCTCCGCGGTCTTCATGGCGGAGGACCTGCGGTGAGGGACCTGCAGTCCGAGGCGGACCCAAGGGGAGTCCCCATAGAGAGGGTGGGCATAAGGGGGCTCACCCGCCCCATGATGGTCATGTCAAAGGACGGCTCCCCGGTGCCCTCCGTAGGGACCTTCTCGGTTTTCACGGACCTGCCGATGAACCTGAGGGGCACCCACATGAGCCGCCTGGCGGAGCTGGCATCCTCCTGGGAGGGCCGGGTGCCGTGCCCCAGATCGGCGGAGGAGTTCCTAAGGTCTCTCATCGAGGCCCTCGACGCCCGAAGGGGAGGGATGAAGGTTAAGTTCCCCTACTTCGTGCCCAAGAGGTCCCCCGTGACGGACCTCCCGGGGGTCCTGCAGGTCCAGGCTTCGGTGAAGGCGGAGCTTGACGTTGAAGACCCCGCCGGAGGCCTTAGGTTCTTCCTTTCGGTCACAACCCCGGTGCTCACCCTGTGCCCCTGCTCCAAGGAGATATCCCGGTTCGGGGCCCACAACCAGCGGGCATCGGTTAGGATAAGGGTGCGGTCAATGGATATGATATGGATAGAGGAGCTGGTGGAGATGGCGGAGCGGAACGCCTCGTCCCCCCTATACCCCATACTGAAGCGCCGGGATGAACGGTTCGTGACCGAGAGCTCCTACGAGAGGCCCCGCTTCGTGGAGGATCTGGCGAGGGACTGTGCGTTGGAGCTTAAGAAACACCCCGCGGTGCGGGGTTTCAGCGTCAAGGTCACGAGCTTCGAGAGCATACACCGGCACGACGCGGTGGCGGAGGTGATAGGATGAAGGACCGCAAGGCCCAAGGGGCGGCGGGGAACACCATGCCCAAAAGGCCTAGGGTGTCCCTGAAGCCCCAGGGGCAGGAGGCTTTGAAGAAGGGCCATCCCTGGATATATAGGGGAGCCGTAGCGGACGTTGAGGCCCAAGGGGGGGACGCGGTGGACCTGGTGTACCGCGGCAAGGTGGTGGGGCTTGGGCTCTACGGGCCATCGGACATCGCGGTGAGGGTCCTTTCCTTCCGGGAGGAACCGGACCTACTGGGCCTTTTAGGACAGCGCCTCAAGAGCGCCCTTTCCTTAAGGCGCAGGACCATGAAGGGGCACCAGGCCCTGCGGCTCCTCCACGGGGAGTCCGACGGGCTCCCCGCGGCGGTGGCGGACCTGTACGGTTCCACGTTGGTGCTTCAGCTGTCCCACCTGGGATGGATGAGCCGGTTGGAGATGTTCGCCAAGGTCCTCTTGGAGAGGGCGGAGGAGCAAGGGTTCCCGGTTGAGAACCTGGTGTTGAAGAACACCGGGAAGCACCTGGCCAAGGAGGGCCTTGGGGAGGAGATCCGGCCCATCCTGGGGACGGTTCCCCGGGATCTGGTGGTCCAGTTCGGCCGGGTCCCCCAAAGGGTGGACGTGGAGGAGGGGCAGAAGACCGGCCTATACCTGGACACCCGCTTCTGGGCCTTCAGCCTCGCGAAACTCCCCCTTGATGGGGCCTCAGTGCTGGACGCCTTCTCGTACCAGGGGCACCTGTCCCTCCACTGCCTGCTCAATGGGGCCTCCAGGGCGGTGATGCTGGAGCAGTCCCAAGGGGCCATAGACCGGGCCCTTTGGGCCGCCGGCACGCTAGGGCTCTCCGGCAAGGTGGAGGCGGTTCACGGGAACGCCTTCGACGAGCTCAGGCGCCTGGAGGCCTCGAACGCCAAGTTCCGGGTGGTGGCGTTGGACCCGCCCCCCTTTGCCCCTTCGAAAAGGCAGCTGGAGGGGGCCCGAAGAGGCTATAAGGAGCTTCTGGTGAGGGCCATGAACCTGGTGGAACCCGGTGGGTTCGTCCTGTTCGGGTCCTGCAGCCACGCGGTGTCCCAGGGGGACCTCACCAGCCTGGCCTTTGAGGCCGCCTCCGACCGGGGGGCGGAGATAAGAATACTGGAGAGATTGTGTCAGCCCCCGGACCACCCGGTGAACCCGAGGGTCCCGCAGGGAGAGTACCTGAAGGGAATGATCATGGAGGTGGAGAAGCATTGAGCAGCCGGATTCCCCTCCCGATGCCGGACATCGTGGAGGCCGTCCTTTTCGACTTTGACATGACCTTGGTGGACTCAAGCCGCGCGGTCACCGAGTGCCTCAACCTCTTGGCCCGGGACGAGGGGCTTGACCCTATAACTTTGGATGACCTGATGGGCACCATAGGCCTGCCCTTTGAGGAGTCCCTTCGCCGCCTTTTCGGCCGGTTCGACCCCTCTTGGCCGGTTAAGTACCGGGAGCGGTACCGGCTGAAGGAGCACTCCATGATCCGTCCCATCCCGGGGGCCCTGGATGCCCTGAGGGAGCTTAGGTCCCTAGGGCTCAAGATCGGCGTGGTGTCGAACCGGAACATGCTCTCCCTGGCGGCGGAGAGGCTGGGGGTGGCGGAGCTGGTGGACCTCATGGTGGGGCTTGAGGCGGGGCTTCCCCCTAAGCCGGAGCCCCACATGTTAAACCATACCCTCGAGGAACTCGGGGTGAGCCCCCAAAGGGCGGTCTACGCGGGGGATACCCAGGCGGACGTGCTTTGTGCCCTCAAAGCCTCCGTTGCCCCCATAGGGGTGGCCACTGGTCCCCTCCGCAAGGAGGAGCTTAAAGCCCTTGGGGCTTCCGCGGCCCTCGAGTCCGTGGCGGAGATCCCGGCCCTCCTAAGGCCGATGGTGAAGGTTGCGCCAGCCCTCTAGACCCAAAGGCCCCGGCAGGGTCCTCTACTTGGGGGCCCTCATAGTCATATCGGTCCTGTGGGTCCTGGGCTACATGAGCTACGTGGACCACCACCGCCGGACCAACCCAAGGATAACCTGGGGGGTCCCATGGACCGAGTGGTACCTCCTGCCCTCCAAGGGGGCCTTAATATGGGAGGAGCGGCTCATCCGGTCCCCCTACGCCGGGCCCGTGACCTACCCAAGGGGTGAGGGCCCTATCAAGGTCCCTGCCGGGGCGGTGGTGGCCACCGTGAACGGAGTGCCGGTGAAGACGCCGGTTCAGGGGATCTTCACCGCCCGGCTGGACCAAATGGAGGGGAAGTGGCGGTACCAGTACCTTTGGGATAATCGGGACAATCTGCCGGCCCCGCCGCCTCCAAAACCGCCCAAACGGTCCGCCTCCCCCGGGGAGCCCATAGGCAAGGTGGTGGAGCAGCCCCAGGAGATCCGGTTCCTGGGGTACGTGGACATGGTGGGCACGGTTCCCCAGGCGTTAAAGGAGAGACGGCTCCCGGTCCGAAAGGACCGTTTCGACATGAACCTCTTCGGCGAGGTCCGGTTCTACGAGGTGATGGGCCCCAAGGCGCTGGTCTACATGGACCTGCCCTGGGTGACCGAGGATATAATAACCCAAAGGACGTTGAACATCCTGGTGGAGGCGGGGCGCTTCGACGGGGTGGCGGTGCCGGAGTCATCGGTGGTGCAACGGAACGGTTCCTACGGCGTCTACGTGGTGCGTGGAAACGTGGCCAGCTTCAGGCCCGTGGAGGGCCGGCCGGTGGGCTCCCAGCGCTTTCTGGTGACCAAGGGGCTTGCCATGGGGGAAGCGGTGATCGTGGACGGCCGATTGGCCAGGGAGGGAAGGGTGCAGCTGTGGTAAACGATTACTCTCATTTAAAGGATAACCTGAGGAGGGCCCTGGACGCCATAGGAGAGGCGGCGTCCCAAGCCCACAGGGACCCATCGGAGGTCCGGGTGGTGGCGGTGACTAAGAACCACCCCCCGGAGGCGGTGAGGGCGGCGTTCCAGGCGGGCATATCCCTCATAGGAGAGAACCGGGTTCAGGAGGCGTTGGCCAAGAGGGGTGAGCTCGAGGACCTTGACGTCACCTGGCTCATGATCGGGCACCTTCAGCGGAACAAGGTGCGAAAGGCGCTCGAGGTCTTTCATCAGGTTCACAGCCTGGACAGCATGGAGCTGGCGCTCGCCTTGAACCGGGTACTTTCCGAGGGGGCCGGGGAGGGGAGGAGGCCGCCCTTGCCGGTGCTCCTTGAGGTCAACGTGTCCGGCGAGGCCGCCAAGCACGGGGTCATGCCCCAGGGGGCGCTGCAGCTTGCGGAGACGGTGCTGGAGAGGTGTCCCATGCTGGACCTCAAGGGGCTTATGTGCGTGGGGCCCCTCACGGAGGACGAGAGGGAGATCCGCTCCGCCTTCGCCTCCCTGCGGGAGATCCGGGACCGTTTGGAGGAGAGGCTTCTAATAGAGCTCCCGGAGCTCTCCATGGGCATGAGCTCCGATTTTCACCTGGCGGTAATGGAGGGCAGCACCATGGTGAGACTTGGTACTTGCCTTTTTGGCCCCCGGGGGGTATTTTAAAATCTAGATTGTGTATATATAATATAAGGCCATAAACTCTTGTTCCCCCGCTAGACGGAGGATGAAGAGCTGTGATGGCGGCGGCAACGGCAGAAAGGGGAAGGAGGGATGAGTATGGGTAATTTGATAACGCCCTTGGATGTGGTGAACCAGTCCTTCAAGAGGGGTTTGAGGGGCTATGACGTGGAGGAGGTCGACGACTTCCTGGATCAGGTGGCGGAGAGCCTTCAGGCCTACATCCAGCGGAACAACGAGCTGGAGAGGGAGCTGGAGAACCTGAAGGAGCAGGCCGAGGAGTTCAAGAGCCTTAAGGAGTCTCTGAACGAGACGTTGCTGCTGGCCCAGAAGAGCGCGGAGGAGCGGGTGAAGACCGCCAACGAGCAGGCGGAGGAGAGGGTCAGGGCCGCCATGGAGCAGGCGGACGCCATACTCCGGGAGGCCAAGCTGAAGGCGGATCGCATAGTGGGTGACGCGGAGGTCGAGGCTGCGGCTCTCCGCCGGGAGCTTAACCGTCTTACCCAGATGAGATGCCAGTGCGTGGCGGAGTTCCGGGCCATGCTCTCTAAGTTCGACATGATGATCCGGGAGGAGGCCCCGGTGAGCGGGGAGCCCCAGGCCGGTACGGTCCAGCAGGGCTGGCAGACCCAGACGATCCAGCAGCCGGATCCGGTTCAGCAGTGGGAGGCCCAGACGGTCAAGGGAAACGACCCGACCCCCCAGACCCCTCCTCAGCCCCAGCAGCCGGAGCAGCAGATCAGGATAGAGACGCCCAAGCATGATGTCTACGATCCCCCTAAGGCGTTGGATCCCCAGGAGCTCGCCCAGTTGGTCTCGAGGAAGTCCTACTCCGGCTCCGGCAAGGGAGGGCCGAACCCCATATCCCTTTCCGTGGAGGAGCCTACCCTTAAGATCACCAGCGATCTTGGGTAGAACGATGGGGCATGGGTTCTTTGCTCCAACGGCTGCTTTATGATATCCCTGTAAGGGGCTTGGGACCTAAGCGGTCCAGGGCATTGAACGAGGGGGGCGTCCTCACCGTGAGGGACGCCCTCTTCCTTTTGCCACGCCGCTACGAGGACCTGCGCCGTCCCTTGGACCCCTGTGAGGCCCTGCCACGCCGCCGCTGCCTCGTCCGGGGCACCGTGGGCCCCCTCTCCATGACCAGGGGCCCCAAGGAGGGCATCCGGTTCAGCCTGGTATCCCCAAGGGGTTCCATATCCGTGTTCTGCTTCCATGTGAAGAGACTTCCCTTCCGCGAAGGGGACCAGGTCATGCTCCTAGGTCCCGTGGGGGAGTTCAACCAAAGGCCGGTGATGGTGAACCCCAAGCTGGTCCCCCCGGGTTCCCCGGAACTGGGGCGCATAGCGCCGGTCTACCCCTCATCCAAAGCCCTGCCCTCGTGGTTCTTAAAGGGCCTCATAAGAGAGCTGCTGGAGATTCTGGAGCGTTCCCCCATCGAGGATCCCCTGCCGGGTCCGGTCAGGGAGATGAGGTCCCTCATGGGGTTTAACCAGGCCCTTAGGGAGATCCACTGGCCCTCCTCGGAGGCCTCTTGGGCGGCCGCCCGGCGGCGTCTCGTGTATCACGAGCTCTTCTTCCTTCAGGCGGCCTTCGCGCTGAGAAGGCACAATAGATCACTGCGAGGTGGGCGGGGGACGTTGCAGACCAGCCCCCCGGCGGCGGGACGTTTCCCCCCTGACCCCGTGGGGTCCTACTCCCGGAACCTGCCGTTCAGACCCACTCCCTCGCAGGAGGATTGCATGGTCCGGATACTAAGGGCCTTCGAGTCCGGCCCCTTCGACCTGCTCCTTCAGGGGGACGTGGGGTCCGGCAAGACCGCGGTGGCCCTTTTCGCCGGCTACCTCTGCCTTATGAGGGGCCGCAGCGCCCTTTTCATATCCCCCACGGAGATACTGGCCAAACAGACCTTCAAGGTCGCCTCCTCGGTCCTTAAGGGTTTTGATGTGCACCTTGTGACCTCATCGGAGAGGACCCTTGAGGGGGATGGGCTTCCCCTCGACCGGCCTGCCCTTCTGGTGGGCACCACGGCGCTCCTTCACCTGAAGGGGCTTGAGTCCCTGGGGCATCGGTTGGTCATAGTGGACGAGCAGCAGCGCTTCGGGGTTGCCCAGCGGGCGGTATTGGCAAGGGGCGGGGACGTGAGCCTGTTGATGGTGAGCGCCACCCCGATACCTAGGACCATGGCCTTGGGGCTCTACGGGGACCTGGACGTGGTGACCCTTGAGAGCCCTCCCCCTGGTAGGGGGGAGGTGCGCACCGCGGCGCTTCCCGCGGAGGGCCTCATGGATGCCCTTCGTGCGGTGGAGAGGGACTTAAGGTCCGGGGGAAAGGCCTTTTGGGTATGTCCCGCGGTGAGCTGCGGCCCTGCCTCCGCGGAGGAGCGGTTCGGCTGGCTCAAAAGGCGCATCCCCTGGGCCAGTCCTGCAATGGTGCATGGCAGGATGAGCCCCGCGGAGAAGGACGCGGCGGTGACGTCCTTCCGGGAGGGGAGATCGTCCCTTTTGGTGGGCACCACGGTTTTGGAGGTGGGCATAGACGTTCCCGACGCCACGGTGATGGTGGTGGAGGGGGCGGACATGATGGGCTTAAGCCAGCTGCACCAGCTTCGGGGGAGGGTTGGCCGGGGTAACAGGGACGGCCTTTGCGTCCTCCTGTGTTCCTCCCGAGAGGTCCCCGAACGCATAAGGGCCCTTGAGCGGGTGCGGAGCGGGTTTGAGGTGGCGGAGCTGGACCTTCGGGAGAGGGGGAGCGGGACGTTTCACAGTACCGCCCAGCACGGGGACCCGGGGCTCAGGGTTGCGGACCTCCGGAGGGACCTTGGGCTCCTGGAGATGGCGAGGGAGGATGCCAGGGGTTGGGTCGTGCGTGGTGATGTGGAGGGGCTTTTGGAGGAGCTGGAGGGGTTGTTCCCCGGGTTCATCGGTCTTATTGACGGGGGCTGATTACCCCGTCCGCCCGTGTCGTTATATAATAGATGTCGATAAAGCCCGTGGGGGCTGAATTTTTAAATAAGCGTTATGGATTGGACCTTGACAACTGAACAGGGGGGAAGGAGATGTCGTTTTTGATGATGGCGGCCGGTGCCGCCATAGGCGCCGTGGTGGTCTTCGTCCTCATCCGCCAGCTGGACGCCAGGAGGAACAGGGATGCCATAAGCGAGGCGGAGAGGGTGCTCAAGGAGGCCGCCGCTTCCGCGGAGCGTTCAAAGCGGGAGATGCTCACCGAGGCCAAGGAGGAGATACTGCGTTTAAGGCAGGAGGTTGAGCGGGAGACCAAGGAGCGCCGGAGCGAGCTTCAGAGGGCGGAGCGCCGGCTTGAGCAGAAGGAGGAGAGCCTGGACCGTCGGCTTGAGGCCCTTTCCAGGAGGGAGGAGGAGCTTAAGGCCCGGCAGATGGAGATTGAAGAGCGCATGGAGCTCCTGACCGAGCGGGAGAATCAGATATCCGCCAAGCTGGAAGAGGTGGCGGGTTTGAGCCGTGAGGAGGCCCGGGATATACTTCTCCGCAAGGTGGAGCAGGAGGCGGCCCATGTGATAGGGCTTCGCCTCAAGGAGTTGGAGGAGAAGGCCCGCCGCGAGGCGGACAGGAAGGCCAGGGAGATAATCGCCACCGCCATACAGCGGTGCAGTGCGGATCACACGTCGGAGGTGGCGGTGAGCGTGGTGCCGCTCCCGTCCGACGAGATGAAGGGGAGGATTATAGGCCGGGAGGGGCGCAACATTCGGACGTTTGAGACCCTCACCGGTGTGGATCTCATAGTGGACGATACACCTGAGGCGGTGACCATAAGCTGCTTCGACCCGGTTCGCCGGGAGGTGGCCAGGCTGGCCCTGGAGCGGCTGGTGGCGGATGGCCGCATACATCCCGCCCGAATAGAGGAGATCATCGATAAGTCCCAGAGGGACGTGGAGGAGGAGATCGTGGAGGCCGGCGAGGGTGCCCTTTTGGAGACGGGCATCAAGGCCATGCACCCCGAGCTGGTCAAGGTGCTGGGGCAGCTGAAGTTCCGGTTCAGCTACGGCCAGAACGCCCTTCAGCACAGCCTTGAGGTGGCGTATCTGGCGGGCATCATGGCGTCGGAGCTTGGGCTCGACGAGTCCCTGGCCCGCAGGGCGGGGTTGCTCCACGACATAGGCAAGGCGGTGGATCATCAGGTTGAGGGGCCCCATGCCAAGATCGGAGCGGACCTGGCACGGCGCTACGGGGAGCTGCCGGAGGTGGTGAACGCCATAGGGTCCCATCATGAGGATGAGGAGCCCCAGACGATATACGCCATCCTGGTGGCCGCGGCGGACGCGGTGAGCGCCGCGAGGCCCGGGGCCCGGCGTGAGAGCCTGGATGCCTACGTGAAGCGCCTGGAGAAGCTGGAGTCCCTTGCCAAGGAGTTCTCCGGGGTGAGCAAGGCCTTCGCCATCCAGGCGGGTCGGGAGGTCCGGGTGGCGGTGCTGCCCCAGGTGACCGACGACGGGGCCATGCAGAAGCTGGCCTATGACATCGCCCGGAAGATCGAGCAGGAGATGAAGTACCCGGGTCAGATAAAGGTTACCCTCATAAGGGAGACCAGGGCGGTGGAGTACGCCAAATGAGCGTTGACGCCATGAGGGTCCTCTTCGTGGGGGACGTGATGGGCAAGCCGGGCCGAAGGGCCCTTGCCATGGCGCTCCCGGGGCTTCGGTGCTCCATGGGGCCCTTTGATTTCGTGGTGGTCAACGGGGAGAACGCCGCCGCGGGGTTCGGAATCACCAGGTCGGTGGCGGAGGAGCTCTTCAGGTCCGGGGTGGACGTGATAACCGGAGGCAACCACAGCTTCGACAAGAGGGAGGCCTTGGAGTTGATGGAGGAGGACCCTCGGATACTGCGTCCCGCCAACTATCCGCCGGGGGTGCCGGGACGGGGCAGCGGGGTTTTCGCCAAGGGGCCCATGAGGCTGGGGGTGGTGAACCTCCAGGGGAGGGCCATGCAGCATCCCATAGACTGTCCGTTTCGAAGGGCCCTTGAGGAGGTAGAAGCGCTGGGTGAACGGTGTGTCTTGGTGGACTTCCACGCGGAGGCCACCAGCGAGAAGAGGGCCCTGGGGCTCTTCCTCGACGGCCGGGTTTCGGCGGTCATAGGGACCCACACCCATGTGCAGACCGCCGATGAGGATCTCTTGCCGAGGGGGACCGCCTACATAACCGACGCGGGGATGACCGGCGGTTCCGGGGGCATAATAGGCATGACCTATCAGTCGGTGATCCCGAGGTTTCTCATGGGGACGCCGAGCAAGTTCGAGGTGTGCCAGGATGACCTTCGTTTCTGCGGGGTGGTGGTGGATATATGCCCCGAGACCGGGCTTGCCCTCCAGATAGAGCGGGTTATGATGAGGCTCCCCATCCCCTCGGGAGCGGAGGGTTCACCTTGAGGTAAGGGCTGGGCGTTTCGGAGCTTGAATGAAACAGGGGGTCCGCATGCCGGGAGTTTTGAACTTCCCGGGTGCGGGCCCCCTTTTATTTCTGGTTTTAATTTGCTTTTTACTATTTTTGTTTCCTTGGACTTTGACATGTAGATATCTAACTTGACAAAAGCGGGGACTTTGGTTTTATTTATTCCAACCCGATGGGTTAGACTTTTCTTGAAGGTTCTTGTTGATGTATTTTACGGGAAGGGGGTGGTTGTGGGGGGATACGAATTGATTATATAGGTTTTATTGGCAATTAGCATTTCTTTTTTTAGTAAGTTCCGTTGTTTTCATATGAAGAAGAGGGGTGATTTGGTTGTCTACCAACGATCGTGAGCAGTGGGGTAGCCGCTTGGGTTTCATCATGGCGGCGGCGGGTTCTGCGGTTGGTCTTGGTAACATCTGGAGGTTCCCGTACGTCACGGGGATGAATGGTGGGGGCGCCTTCGTTCTGATATACCTTCTCATAGTGTTCACCATAGGAGCTTCGGTCATGTTGGCGGAGATGGCCATAGGCCGGGGTGCGGGTCTCAACGCGGTGGGCTCCTTCAAGAAGCTGCGCGGCGGCGCGTGGCCGCTGGTGGGATGGATGGGCGTCATCGCGGGCTTCATAATCCTCTCCTTCTACGGCGTTGTGGCGGGTTGGACCATAGCCTACATGATCAAGTCCTTTACGGGCCTCATGGAGGTAGCCGCCCAGGGCAAGGCGGGGGATGCCTTCGGGGCCTTCGTTTCCAACCCCACCCAGGTGATCCTGTACCAGGCGATATTCATGCTGGGCACCATATGGATCGTCTTCAGGGGCATCGGTGAGGGGATTGAGAAGTACTGCAAGGTCATGATGCCCGCCCTGTTCCTTTTGCTATTGGTTCTGATCGTCCGGGCGGTCACCCTTGACGGGGCCATGAAGGGCCTTGAGTTCTACCTCAAGCCGGACTTCAGCAAGGTGACCGGCAAGACCATATTGGACGCCCTGGGGCAGGGCTTCTTCTCCCTTTCCTTGGGCATGGGCTGCATGATCACCTACGGCAGCTACCTGAGCAAGGATGAGGCCTTGCCATCCGCCGCCTTCACCGTCACCTTCCTCGATACCATGGTGGCCTTCCTCGCCGGTTTTGCCATATTCCCCGCGGTTTTCGCCTTCAACATGGAGCCCGCCGCGGGACCGGGACTTACCTTCATAACCCTGCCCTCGGTGTTCTCCAAGATGCCGATGGGTGCTTTCTTCTCCTTCGTGTTCTTCCTGCTGCTCTTCTTCGCCGCCATAACCTCGTCGGTGTCGCTCCTCGAGGTCTGCGTGGCCTACTTCAAGGACGAGCTGGGATGGGATCGGGCGAAGGCCTCCTGGATCCTGGGGCTTTTGATATTCCTCCTGGGCATTCCCTCCGCCCTGTCCCTCGGGGGCCACTTCCCCAAGGTTCTGGGCAAGGACTTCCTGGACCTCATGGACTAC encodes the following:
- a CDS encoding TIGR00282 family metallophosphoesterase, translating into MSVDAMRVLFVGDVMGKPGRRALAMALPGLRCSMGPFDFVVVNGENAAAGFGITRSVAEELFRSGVDVITGGNHSFDKREALELMEEDPRILRPANYPPGVPGRGSGVFAKGPMRLGVVNLQGRAMQHPIDCPFRRALEEVEALGERCVLVDFHAEATSEKRALGLFLDGRVSAVIGTHTHVQTADEDLLPRGTAYITDAGMTGGSGGIIGMTYQSVIPRFLMGTPSKFEVCQDDLRFCGVVVDICPETGLALQIERVMMRLPIPSGAEGSP
- a CDS encoding sodium-dependent transporter, yielding MSTNDREQWGSRLGFIMAAAGSAVGLGNIWRFPYVTGMNGGGAFVLIYLLIVFTIGASVMLAEMAIGRGAGLNAVGSFKKLRGGAWPLVGWMGVIAGFIILSFYGVVAGWTIAYMIKSFTGLMEVAAQGKAGDAFGAFVSNPTQVILYQAIFMLGTIWIVFRGIGEGIEKYCKVMMPALFLLLLVLIVRAVTLDGAMKGLEFYLKPDFSKVTGKTILDALGQGFFSLSLGMGCMITYGSYLSKDEALPSAAFTVTFLDTMVAFLAGFAIFPAVFAFNMEPAAGPGLTFITLPSVFSKMPMGAFFSFVFFLLLFFAAITSSVSLLEVCVAYFKDELGWDRAKASWILGLLIFLLGIPSALSLGGHFPKVLGKDFLDLMDYLSSNVLLPLGGIFISIFAGWIWLDGARAEATSNGRVQFAFETAWVWICRVVAPLAVAIIFIKGVKG